The Blastococcus sp. HT6-4 genome window below encodes:
- a CDS encoding lycopene cyclase domain-containing protein, whose product MEQLTYLGLLAGCLVVTAPLELVLGVRVYARWRRFLLAVVPEFVVFVVWVLYAIAQGHWDYSDVRTLGVRLPGGIPLEEVLFFLVVPLCSVLALEAVRKVTGWDAGYPAEEALPAGERAGR is encoded by the coding sequence GTGGAGCAGCTGACCTACCTGGGCCTGCTGGCCGGCTGCCTGGTGGTGACCGCGCCCCTGGAGCTGGTGCTCGGCGTCCGCGTGTACGCGCGCTGGCGGCGGTTCCTGCTCGCCGTCGTCCCCGAGTTCGTCGTCTTCGTCGTCTGGGTGCTCTACGCGATCGCGCAGGGGCACTGGGACTACAGCGACGTGCGCACCCTCGGCGTCCGGCTGCCCGGCGGCATCCCGCTCGAGGAGGTGCTCTTCTTCCTGGTCGTCCCGCTGTGCTCGGTGCTCGCGCTGGAGGCGGTGCGGAAGGTGACGGGGTGGGACGCCGGCTACCCCGCCGAGGAGGCCCTCCCGGCGGGGGAGCGGGCCGGACGATGA
- the crtI gene encoding phytoene desaturase family protein, which produces MARSVPGRTDRVVVVGAGLAGLAAALRLRGAGREVTVVDRGAGPGGRAGRIEHAGYALDTGPSVFTAPQVVADTLAAVGEKLEDRLTLHPLETSYRAQFADGTHLDVHADPDAFAAEVAALCGPAEADALRRYLADLAELYRLQLDTFIDRNLDSPLDLLGPQLLTLARRGGFRRLSGHVERAFTDDRLRRLFSFQALYAGVSPFRAIAAYAVIAQLDIGAGVWHPEGGIAAVPRALAAAAADAGVVFRYGAPVAELETAGGRVGAVRLADGDRLPADAVVVTTDAPHTLVPGLRGPRRPVYSPSCVALHLGVRTELPGRSHHTISFGAAWRQVFDELTRDGRPMSDPSLLISMPSRTDRSLAPEGGQVLSVVAPTPNLDRRSGGNPQLDWATLGPRYRDELLGTLEARGYTGVTEAIEVEHMDTPLTWAAQGMAAGTPFALAHTFGQTGPFRPPTLSRRGPENVVLAGSSVQPGVGVPMVLMSGRLAAERITGVQPS; this is translated from the coding sequence ATGGCCCGCAGCGTCCCCGGCCGTACCGACCGGGTCGTCGTCGTCGGTGCCGGGCTGGCCGGCCTGGCCGCCGCCCTGCGCCTGCGCGGCGCCGGCCGCGAGGTCACGGTCGTCGACCGCGGCGCCGGGCCCGGCGGCCGGGCCGGGCGCATCGAGCACGCCGGGTACGCCCTCGACACCGGCCCGTCGGTCTTCACCGCACCGCAGGTCGTGGCCGACACCCTGGCCGCCGTCGGGGAGAAGCTCGAGGACCGGCTGACCCTGCACCCCCTCGAGACCAGCTACCGGGCCCAGTTCGCCGACGGCACCCACCTCGACGTGCACGCCGACCCCGACGCGTTCGCCGCCGAGGTCGCCGCCCTGTGCGGGCCGGCCGAGGCCGACGCCCTGCGCCGCTACCTCGCCGATCTCGCCGAGCTGTACCGACTGCAGCTGGACACCTTCATCGACCGCAACCTCGACTCCCCGCTGGACCTGCTGGGCCCCCAGCTGCTGACGCTCGCCCGGCGCGGCGGCTTCCGGCGGCTGTCCGGCCACGTCGAGCGCGCCTTCACCGACGACCGGCTGCGCCGGCTGTTCAGCTTTCAGGCCCTCTACGCCGGGGTCTCCCCCTTCCGCGCCATCGCCGCCTACGCGGTCATAGCGCAGCTCGACATCGGCGCCGGCGTCTGGCACCCGGAGGGCGGCATCGCCGCGGTGCCGCGTGCCCTCGCCGCCGCTGCGGCCGACGCCGGGGTCGTGTTCCGGTACGGCGCGCCGGTGGCGGAGCTGGAGACCGCCGGCGGCCGGGTGGGCGCGGTCCGCCTGGCCGACGGCGACCGGCTGCCCGCCGACGCCGTCGTCGTCACCACCGACGCCCCGCACACCCTGGTGCCCGGGCTGCGCGGGCCGCGCCGGCCCGTCTACTCCCCGTCGTGCGTCGCGCTGCACCTGGGCGTGCGCACCGAGCTGCCCGGCCGGTCCCACCACACGATCAGCTTCGGCGCGGCGTGGCGGCAGGTCTTCGACGAGCTCACCCGCGACGGCCGGCCGATGAGCGATCCGAGCCTGCTGATCAGCATGCCCTCGCGCACCGACCGGAGCCTGGCCCCCGAGGGCGGGCAGGTGCTGAGCGTGGTCGCCCCCACGCCGAACCTCGACCGCCGCAGCGGCGGGAACCCGCAGCTGGACTGGGCGACGCTCGGCCCCCGCTACCGGGACGAGCTGCTGGGCACCCTCGAGGCGCGCGGGTACACCGGGGTCACCGAGGCGATCGAGGTCGAGCACATGGACACGCCGCTGACCTGGGCCGCGCAGGGCATGGCCGCCGGCACCCCGTTCGCGCTGGCGCACACCTTCGGGCAGACCGGCCCGTTCCGCCCCCCGACGCTCTCCCGGCGCGGGCCCGAGAACGTGGTGCTGGCCGGCTCGTCGGTGCAGCCGGGCGTGGGCGTGCCGATGGTGCTCATGAGCGGCCGGCTGGCGGCGGAGCGGATCACGGGGGTGCAGCCCTCATGA
- a CDS encoding Rv2175c family DNA-binding protein: MDTLTPAEVAQLLGTSPNRVRQLLRDRKLMAVPGSGNGRIPAAFVQDGVILKHLPGLLTVLQDGGFTDEEAFDWLFREDESLPGTPVQALRDNRHTEVTRRAQALAL, translated from the coding sequence ATGGACACGCTCACGCCCGCGGAGGTCGCCCAGCTCCTGGGCACCTCGCCGAACCGGGTCCGGCAGCTGCTGCGCGACCGGAAGCTGATGGCCGTGCCCGGCAGCGGCAACGGCAGGATCCCCGCCGCCTTCGTGCAGGACGGCGTGATCCTCAAGCACCTGCCGGGGCTGCTGACCGTGCTCCAGGACGGCGGGTTCACCGACGAGGAGGCCTTCGACTGGCTGTTCCGGGAGGACGAGTCGCTTCCCGGCACCCCGGTGCAGGCGCTGCGCGACAACCGGCACACCGAGGTCACCCGCCGGGCGCAGGCCCTGGCGCTCTGA
- a CDS encoding alpha-hydroxy acid oxidase — protein sequence MATIGPADTPVPGAREQLVGQEIPEDPRPEPPYLDLEVLEARAREVLAPPVYDYYAGGAETETTTSEATAAWRSWRLRPRVLRGVTTVRLGTELLGTPVRTPIGVAPWAYQGMAHPDGELATARAAAATGALMTVSTSATQTLEEVSAAAPDSPQWFQLYRSVSDAHTDDLARRAGDAGYRALVLTVDLPLLGRRRRDMRHGFALPEGLRMANHPPEHLRPTFTDLVTATWTFDDIARFGQVSGLPVIVKGVLRGDDAAHCVQAGAAAVWVSTHGGRQVDPAVSSAHALPEVVDAVGDDVEVYVDGGIRSGSDALTALALGATAVFVARPVAWGLATGGTRGVAGVLDGLSAELAHTMALCGLPDVRSLPRDTVTPAGVIRRT from the coding sequence ATGGCGACCATCGGACCAGCCGACACCCCGGTGCCGGGCGCGCGCGAGCAGCTCGTCGGCCAGGAGATCCCCGAGGACCCGCGACCCGAGCCCCCGTACCTGGATCTCGAGGTGCTCGAGGCCCGGGCGCGCGAGGTGCTGGCGCCACCCGTCTACGACTACTACGCCGGCGGCGCCGAAACCGAGACGACGACGAGCGAGGCCACGGCCGCCTGGCGCTCGTGGCGGCTGCGCCCCCGGGTGCTGCGCGGCGTCACGACGGTGCGGCTGGGCACCGAGCTGCTCGGCACCCCGGTGCGGACGCCGATCGGCGTCGCCCCGTGGGCCTACCAGGGCATGGCCCACCCCGACGGGGAGCTGGCCACGGCGCGCGCCGCGGCGGCCACCGGCGCGCTGATGACCGTCTCGACCAGCGCGACGCAGACCCTGGAGGAGGTGTCGGCCGCCGCGCCGGACAGCCCGCAGTGGTTCCAGCTCTACCGGTCGGTCTCCGACGCCCACACCGACGACCTCGCCCGCCGCGCCGGCGACGCGGGCTACCGGGCCCTGGTGCTCACCGTCGACCTGCCGCTGCTGGGCCGCCGGCGCCGGGACATGCGGCACGGCTTCGCCCTCCCCGAGGGGCTGCGGATGGCCAACCACCCGCCGGAGCACCTCCGGCCCACGTTCACGGACCTGGTGACCGCCACCTGGACCTTCGACGACATCGCCCGCTTCGGCCAGGTCTCGGGCCTGCCGGTGATCGTCAAGGGCGTCCTGCGGGGGGACGACGCCGCGCACTGCGTGCAGGCCGGCGCCGCCGCGGTGTGGGTCTCGACGCACGGCGGCCGCCAGGTGGACCCCGCCGTGAGCAGCGCCCACGCCCTGCCCGAAGTGGTCGACGCCGTCGGCGACGACGTCGAGGTGTACGTCGACGGCGGGATCCGGTCGGGCTCCGACGCGCTCACCGCGCTGGCCCTGGGTGCGACGGCGGTCTTCGTCGCGCGGCCCGTCGCCTGGGGGCTCGCGACCGGGGGAACCCGGGGTGTCGCCGGGGTGCTCGACGGGCTGAGCGCGGAGCTGGCGCACACCATGGCTCTGTGCGGCCTCCCCGACGTGCGCTCGCTGCCACGCGACACCGTGACGCCGGCCGGCGTGATCCGGCGCACCTGA
- a CDS encoding phytoene/squalene synthase family protein gives MTALRPPDTQAERQARLDAAYRHCAQIAARHGKSYHLATRLLTPDRRPAIHALYAGARTADDLVDLPGPDPAGDLADWSRAVLAELEAGWSDDPVRLALVHTYRRHAIPVEHLVDFLAAMTSDLDVDAYPDMAALDRYMWGSASVIGLQVLPVLGTAPGVAREEAAPHAIALGEAFQLTNFLRDVAEDADRGRVYLPADLMAAHGVTREQLMEKRHDARFADLMREMVAIVRRRYDDAAPGTPLLAPDSRDCVRAATDLYGGILTEIERADYRVLDGRVSVSRPRRLAVFARRLTAAQVARVRVTIANPKSRSSTGA, from the coding sequence ATGACGGCACTGCGACCACCCGACACGCAGGCCGAGCGCCAGGCGCGGCTGGACGCCGCCTACCGGCACTGCGCGCAGATCGCCGCGCGGCACGGCAAGAGCTACCACCTCGCCACCCGGCTGCTCACCCCCGACCGCCGTCCGGCGATCCACGCCCTCTACGCCGGGGCGCGGACCGCCGACGACCTGGTCGACCTGCCCGGGCCCGATCCCGCCGGCGACCTGGCCGACTGGTCGCGCGCGGTCCTGGCCGAGCTGGAGGCCGGCTGGTCCGACGACCCCGTGCGCCTCGCCCTGGTGCACACCTACCGGCGCCACGCGATCCCCGTCGAGCACCTGGTCGACTTCCTCGCGGCGATGACCAGCGACCTCGACGTCGACGCCTACCCCGACATGGCCGCCCTCGACCGGTACATGTGGGGCTCGGCGTCGGTGATCGGGCTGCAGGTGCTGCCCGTGCTGGGCACCGCACCGGGTGTGGCCCGCGAGGAGGCGGCGCCGCACGCGATCGCCCTCGGCGAGGCGTTCCAGCTGACCAACTTCCTGCGCGACGTCGCCGAGGACGCCGACCGGGGGCGGGTCTACCTGCCCGCGGACCTGATGGCCGCCCACGGCGTGACCCGCGAGCAGCTGATGGAGAAGCGGCACGACGCCCGGTTCGCGGACCTGATGCGGGAGATGGTGGCGATCGTCCGCCGCCGGTACGACGACGCCGCCCCCGGCACGCCGCTGCTCGCCCCCGATTCACGGGACTGCGTCCGGGCGGCGACCGACCTGTACGGCGGCATCCTCACCGAGATCGAGCGTGCGGACTACCGGGTGCTCGACGGGCGGGTGTCGGTGTCCAGGCCGCGCCGCCTCGCGGTGTTCGCCCGCCGGTTGACCGCCGCCCAGGTGGCCAGGGTGAGGGTGACCATCGCGAACCCGAAGAGCAGGTCCTCCACCGGGGCGTAG